In a genomic window of Sutcliffiella sp. FSL R7-0096:
- the cysK gene encoding cysteine synthase A, whose amino-acid sequence MKVVTNMADLIGETPLVKLNRIVPESAATVFLKLEFQNPSGSVKDRAAFNMIIQAEKDGLIKPGATIIEPTSGNTGIGLAMNAAARGYKAILIMPDTMSKERINLLKAYGAEVVLTPGDEKMPGAIKKAQELVKEIPNSFMPMQFENHANSDAHRKSTALEIIDGMQQIGKPLTAFVATAGTGGTITGTGEELKKHYEGLTVHLVEPAGSPVLSGGKPGKHKLVGTSPGFIPDILNQEVYDEIFKIKDEDAYEITRKLARHEGILVGPSSGAACFSAIEVAKRLTPDDVVVCIACDTGERYLSTDLFEFENE is encoded by the coding sequence GTGAAGGTTGTTACTAATATGGCTGATTTAATTGGAGAAACTCCTCTGGTTAAATTGAACCGCATCGTCCCAGAAAGCGCTGCAACGGTTTTTTTGAAATTGGAATTTCAAAACCCCAGCGGAAGTGTTAAGGATAGAGCCGCTTTCAATATGATAATACAAGCTGAAAAAGATGGACTTATCAAACCCGGTGCGACGATCATTGAACCAACCAGTGGCAATACTGGAATCGGCCTTGCGATGAATGCCGCTGCAAGGGGATATAAAGCGATACTCATCATGCCTGATACCATGTCCAAGGAGCGCATAAACTTGCTGAAAGCATATGGTGCAGAGGTAGTATTGACACCAGGCGATGAAAAAATGCCAGGTGCGATAAAAAAGGCACAGGAACTGGTGAAAGAAATCCCGAACAGCTTCATGCCGATGCAATTTGAAAACCATGCTAATTCCGATGCACATCGAAAGTCCACCGCATTGGAAATCATTGATGGGATGCAACAAATCGGCAAGCCATTGACGGCATTTGTGGCTACAGCCGGCACTGGTGGAACGATTACCGGAACAGGAGAAGAGCTAAAGAAGCATTATGAAGGATTGACCGTACACTTGGTGGAACCTGCAGGATCACCTGTATTGTCCGGCGGAAAACCCGGCAAGCACAAGCTTGTGGGAACAAGCCCTGGTTTCATCCCTGATATCTTAAACCAAGAAGTATATGATGAAATCTTCAAGATCAAAGATGAGGATGCATATGAAATTACACGTAAACTTGCACGACATGAAGGTATCTTGGTAGGACCATCTTCCGGTGCTGCCTGCTTCTCCGCAATAGAAGTGGCAAAAAGATTGACACCTGATGATGTTGTGGTGTGTATCGCCTGTGATACAGGGGAAAGATATTTGTCCACTGACCTTTTTGAATTTGAAAATGAATAA
- a CDS encoding MFS transporter produces MSTASVKDKTTRYFYSFYFLTFFSFGALFPLLTVYLKEDVGLSGSQIGMIMSISPVVMIFVQPLWGIFSDYTQKPKQILIWTLFLTAMTGIAFSFMGSYAALLTVAFLLAVTQSALVPISDSITLNYVQRVKGNYGSIRLWGAIGFAVAVLVAGWLSDFFSLKVIFYTFAVALMIGAVVTIFLPKESQTISVNVRDGIGTLMKMPKFVMFLVTTFLIFGPVFANNFYFGLFITDIGGTVTGVGIAFLLAAGSEAPFMRVAGKWIARFGLHTIMISAASIAMIRWVLYFFEPPLYVVYATTIAQGFSVGLFIPAALQFVRDIAPTSARATAVSLYTAVGNGLGSWFCTFFGGFIAEYYSVAHVYLFFGLLTMCGLVFIMMINQADKKELVKAS; encoded by the coding sequence ATGAGTACTGCCTCCGTGAAAGACAAAACAACTCGCTATTTTTACAGTTTTTACTTTTTAACTTTTTTCAGCTTCGGTGCACTATTCCCGTTGCTGACAGTATATTTGAAAGAAGATGTGGGATTGAGTGGATCACAGATCGGGATGATCATGTCCATCAGCCCAGTCGTCATGATTTTCGTCCAGCCGCTTTGGGGGATTTTTAGCGATTATACCCAAAAGCCGAAACAGATACTGATATGGACCTTGTTCCTTACTGCCATGACCGGAATTGCCTTTTCATTTATGGGAAGCTATGCTGCCCTATTGACTGTCGCTTTCTTACTGGCTGTCACACAAAGTGCCCTTGTACCTATATCGGATAGCATCACGCTGAATTATGTTCAAAGGGTGAAAGGAAATTACGGTTCCATCAGACTTTGGGGTGCAATCGGTTTTGCCGTGGCAGTTCTGGTTGCAGGATGGCTTTCTGATTTCTTTTCTTTGAAAGTGATATTTTATACATTTGCAGTAGCGCTGATGATTGGAGCGGTTGTAACGATCTTTTTACCGAAAGAAAGTCAAACCATCAGTGTCAATGTCCGGGATGGAATAGGAACATTGATGAAAATGCCTAAATTTGTGATGTTCCTGGTAACGACTTTCCTGATCTTCGGACCGGTTTTTGCAAATAATTTTTATTTTGGATTATTCATAACCGATATCGGGGGAACGGTGACGGGCGTCGGGATTGCTTTTTTGCTCGCTGCAGGTAGTGAGGCGCCTTTTATGCGGGTGGCAGGCAAGTGGATTGCCCGATTTGGACTTCATACTATCATGATCAGTGCTGCTTCGATTGCGATGATACGTTGGGTGCTTTATTTCTTTGAACCGCCACTGTATGTGGTGTATGCGACCACGATTGCCCAAGGTTTTTCTGTCGGGCTTTTCATTCCTGCAGCGTTACAGTTTGTGCGGGATATAGCCCCAACCTCTGCCCGTGCTACGGCGGTTTCCCTATATACTGCCGTCGGTAATGGGTTAGGCAGTTGGTTCTGTACGTTCTTTGGGGGGTTCATTGCAGAGTATTACTCCGTTGCACATGTATATTTGTTCTTCGGCCTTTTAACAATGTGTGGATTGGTGTTCATCATGATGATCAACCAAGCCGATAAAAAAGAACTCGTAAAGGCATCGTAA
- the pepV gene encoding dipeptidase PepV: protein MEKINWLAEVEKRKDSLIKDTQEILQINSVLNEEEASSAAPFGKGIEEALQYLLHKGEADGFLTKNVDHYAGHIEHGKGEELLGILCHIDVVPEGDGWTDEPFSATIRDGKIFARGAIDDKGPTMAAYYALKIVKELELPLSKRVRIIIGTDEESNWQCVEHYFKHEEMPTMGFAPDADFPIIYAEKGLGDIQLRLNFKGEVASEKNTLLMFESGRRLNMVPDHAKASLEVMEEMDAITHAFNEYISEKGIEGGYTKEGNALFLNIKGVSAHAMEPDNGTNAGYHLATFLHSVGLDAKGASYVGFISEKLAFDSRGKKLNINFTDEITDDLTINTGLFRYDRGTSVGNLGVNIRFPVTCDTKESEAQLRKEAEAYGFEVNKFNVAPAHHVPQDHELIQKLQKVYEEQTGEKAELLSIGGGTYARSLEAGVAFGPLFPGREDVAHQKDEHIFIEDLIKATAIYAQAIYELAK from the coding sequence ATGGAAAAAATTAATTGGTTAGCAGAAGTAGAGAAAAGAAAAGATTCTTTGATTAAAGATACGCAGGAAATCTTACAGATCAATAGTGTCTTAAATGAGGAGGAGGCAAGCTCTGCGGCACCTTTTGGAAAAGGAATAGAAGAGGCACTTCAATATTTATTACATAAAGGGGAAGCGGACGGTTTCCTCACAAAAAATGTCGATCATTATGCAGGACATATTGAACATGGCAAGGGGGAAGAGCTTTTGGGGATCCTTTGTCATATTGATGTCGTTCCTGAAGGGGATGGCTGGACCGATGAACCATTCAGTGCCACCATCCGGGATGGGAAAATCTTTGCACGCGGAGCGATAGATGATAAAGGTCCTACAATGGCGGCTTATTATGCACTTAAAATAGTGAAAGAGCTAGAGCTGCCTTTATCTAAACGTGTGCGCATCATCATTGGTACAGATGAGGAGAGCAACTGGCAGTGTGTAGAGCACTATTTCAAACATGAAGAAATGCCGACGATGGGATTTGCACCTGATGCGGATTTCCCGATCATTTATGCGGAAAAAGGGTTAGGCGATATCCAGCTCCGGTTAAATTTCAAAGGGGAGGTGGCATCTGAGAAAAACACTTTGTTAATGTTTGAATCCGGTCGTCGACTGAACATGGTGCCAGATCACGCAAAAGCCTCACTTGAAGTGATGGAAGAAATGGACGCAATCACTCACGCTTTTAATGAATACATTTCAGAAAAAGGAATTGAGGGTGGCTATACGAAGGAAGGAAATGCTTTGTTCCTTAACATCAAAGGCGTTTCAGCCCATGCGATGGAGCCGGACAATGGTACGAATGCAGGATACCACTTGGCGACCTTCCTCCACTCTGTAGGGCTGGATGCAAAAGGAGCATCCTATGTAGGCTTTATCAGTGAAAAGCTTGCATTTGATTCACGTGGAAAGAAGCTTAACATCAATTTTACCGACGAAATTACCGACGACCTTACCATCAATACAGGTCTTTTCCGTTATGACCGTGGAACTTCTGTCGGCAACCTAGGTGTAAACATTCGCTTTCCAGTAACTTGCGATACAAAGGAATCAGAAGCGCAGTTGAGAAAAGAAGCAGAGGCGTATGGCTTTGAAGTAAACAAATTCAATGTTGCTCCTGCCCACCATGTACCACAGGATCACGAACTGATTCAGAAGTTGCAAAAGGTTTATGAAGAACAAACTGGGGAGAAGGCCGAGTTATTGTCCATCGGTGGTGGAACATATGCGAGATCTCTTGAAGCAGGAGTGGCTTTTGGTCCGCTATTCCCTGGCAGAGAGGATGTAGCGCATCAAAAAGATGAGCATATTTTCATTGAAGATCTCATCAAGGCTACTGCCATCTATGCACAAGCTATCTATGAATTAGCGAAATAA
- a CDS encoding ABC transporter permease, whose translation MKVFHLYKERLKQERKYQWKNTKAVIDWTILVYIVLTLLFVAAMIYDMFPSLITLLKGLPYGLSLFVIYYLAWTGTIRIFYQQADSYFFVHRKDLLKGLKKWGILASTGLNSIKAVLIATLSYLLMEAVSPSMLPLVEWVLYYSVLFIFITILGKLLDFHWSGWKRKGVYFILFILIGFLTYITVDKSLWYLAIATLLIGTVLLHVIYWRVESFSLDMAHNEKIRQKYVGMIFYASEYVHVPRASERTKPLFFGQSQRIFEDRRPHSALTELFFKYLLRNSRHIFSYLQIIGITIAVMGYLPLWMTIGLFMAFFFFLKEWLNIVYDELVGHPFLNMHKGKKLIQGHYQELVTRWLYYPAVGLVGLVLIINTLFHFLMR comes from the coding sequence ATGAAGGTATTCCATTTATACAAGGAACGTCTAAAGCAAGAGCGGAAATATCAATGGAAGAATACGAAAGCCGTTATAGATTGGACGATCCTAGTCTATATTGTCCTTACATTATTATTCGTTGCTGCCATGATTTATGATATGTTTCCAAGTTTAATCACACTGTTAAAAGGATTGCCCTATGGATTGAGTCTGTTTGTCATCTACTATCTTGCTTGGACGGGTACCATCCGGATATTCTATCAGCAGGCGGATTCGTATTTTTTTGTACATAGAAAAGATTTATTGAAAGGCTTGAAGAAATGGGGGATTTTAGCGAGTACTGGTCTGAATTCCATCAAGGCGGTACTAATTGCTACCCTCTCCTACCTACTGATGGAGGCTGTCAGTCCTTCCATGTTGCCGCTAGTGGAATGGGTGTTGTATTATTCTGTTCTATTTATTTTTATAACCATTTTGGGGAAATTGTTAGACTTTCACTGGTCTGGATGGAAACGTAAAGGGGTATATTTCATTCTCTTTATTCTTATTGGTTTTTTGACTTATATTACGGTTGATAAAAGTCTGTGGTACTTAGCGATTGCTACTCTGTTGATTGGTACTGTCCTTTTGCATGTAATTTATTGGAGGGTGGAAAGCTTCTCCCTAGACATGGCCCATAATGAGAAAATCCGCCAAAAATATGTCGGCATGATTTTTTATGCATCGGAATACGTGCATGTTCCCCGTGCTTCAGAGAGAACTAAGCCCTTATTTTTCGGGCAATCACAAAGGATTTTCGAAGACAGGAGACCACACAGCGCCCTGACCGAATTGTTCTTTAAATATTTGTTGCGAAATTCCCGGCATATTTTCTCGTACTTGCAAATAATCGGAATCACGATTGCTGTCATGGGATACCTCCCGCTGTGGATGACTATTGGCTTGTTTATGGCGTTTTTCTTTTTTCTGAAAGAATGGTTAAATATAGTATATGATGAATTGGTGGGACATCCCTTTTTGAATATGCATAAGGGGAAGAAGCTGATTCAAGGGCACTATCAGGAGCTTGTAACAAGGTGGCTGTACTATCCGGCCGTTGGATTGGTTGGATTGGTGCTCATCATCAATACGCTTTTTCATTTTTTAATGAGGTGA
- a CDS encoding ABC transporter ATP-binding protein, with protein MELLTLKLRKAGYDDDMSIVQDINFSVSRGEMVGLIGPNGAGKSTTIKTLLGLNPFYEGDISLPSDKSYAYIPEKPVFYYDMTLWEHIDLMASLLEIDEKVWKERVEELLKLFDLEKVIHESPATFSKGMQQKAMLIFAIMSKPSLYIVDEPFIGLDPIATKKLLELFHQEQARGAGILLCTHVLDTAEKICDRFILLAEGRKKAEGTLHDIQTDCQLPGASLLDCFYTLSAREQAG; from the coding sequence ATGGAATTATTAACTTTAAAATTAAGGAAAGCAGGATATGATGATGACATGTCTATAGTCCAGGATATTAATTTTTCCGTTTCTAGAGGAGAAATGGTCGGACTGATTGGTCCTAATGGAGCCGGTAAAAGTACGACAATCAAGACGCTCCTTGGATTGAATCCATTTTATGAAGGGGACATATCACTTCCTTCCGATAAATCGTATGCCTATATCCCTGAAAAGCCTGTATTCTATTATGATATGACTTTATGGGAACATATAGATTTGATGGCATCTCTGCTGGAGATAGATGAAAAGGTTTGGAAAGAGCGAGTGGAGGAGTTGTTGAAGTTATTTGATTTGGAAAAAGTCATACATGAGTCTCCGGCCACCTTTTCAAAAGGGATGCAGCAAAAAGCCATGTTGATCTTTGCCATCATGTCTAAGCCTTCCTTGTACATTGTGGATGAACCGTTTATTGGGCTTGATCCCATTGCTACGAAAAAACTTCTCGAGCTTTTCCATCAAGAACAGGCAAGGGGCGCCGGTATCTTATTGTGTACGCATGTGCTTGACACTGCAGAAAAAATTTGTGACAGGTTTATTCTTTTGGCTGAAGGACGCAAAAAAGCAGAAGGGACACTACATGATATACAAACAGATTGCCAACTTCCCGGTGCTTCATTGCTTGATTGTTTCTACACTTTATCGGCAAGGGAGCAAGCGGGATGA
- a CDS encoding DeoR family transcriptional regulator: MKPSTNRMLTRIKAVYMFIHEKGTVSTQQLVDEFGITPRTVQRDLNVLAFNDLVQSPTKGKWTTTQKKVRLTS, from the coding sequence TTGAAGCCTTCAACTAACCGTATGCTAACCCGTATTAAAGCCGTCTACATGTTTATTCATGAAAAGGGAACTGTTTCCACACAGCAGTTGGTCGATGAATTTGGGATTACACCCCGAACCGTCCAACGTGATTTAAATGTGCTGGCATTTAATGACCTGGTTCAAAGTCCAACGAAAGGTAAGTGGACTACTACGCAGAAAAAAGTTAGGTTGACTTCATAG
- a CDS encoding pseudouridine synthase: MRLDKMLANSGFGTRKEVKKLLKTGVVKVDGNVVKDAKVHVDPEVQEVTVHDDIVEYREFIYLMMHKPPGLLSATEDHRQETVVDILQEEDKIFEPFPVGRLDKDTEGLLLLTNDGQLAHQLLSPKKHVPKTYYAKIDGEVTEEDIQAFRKGVTLDDGYETLPAELKILEAGPESQIEITIVEGKFHQVKRMFQAVGKTVTYLKRLSMGELKLDEDLELGEYRELTDEELELLQKR, from the coding sequence ATGAGATTGGATAAAATGCTTGCCAACAGCGGTTTTGGAACGCGAAAAGAAGTGAAGAAGCTTCTAAAAACCGGTGTGGTAAAAGTGGATGGAAATGTGGTGAAGGATGCCAAGGTGCATGTGGATCCAGAAGTGCAGGAGGTAACAGTCCATGATGATATTGTGGAATACCGTGAGTTCATTTACCTGATGATGCACAAGCCGCCTGGACTGTTATCTGCAACTGAAGATCACCGTCAGGAAACGGTGGTGGATATCCTGCAAGAAGAAGATAAAATCTTTGAACCATTTCCTGTTGGACGCTTAGACAAGGATACAGAAGGGCTTTTGCTCCTGACCAATGATGGTCAACTAGCCCACCAGCTCCTTTCACCTAAAAAACACGTGCCTAAAACCTATTATGCAAAAATTGATGGGGAGGTAACGGAGGAGGATATCCAAGCTTTTCGTAAAGGTGTAACGCTGGATGACGGATATGAGACGTTACCGGCGGAATTAAAAATTCTTGAAGCTGGCCCAGAATCACAAATCGAGATTACCATCGTCGAAGGCAAGTTCCATCAGGTGAAAAGGATGTTCCAAGCGGTTGGTAAGACGGTGACTTATTTGAAGCGTTTGAGCATGGGAGAATTGAAACTTGACGAAGACCTGGAGCTTGGAGAGTATCGTGAATTGACGGATGAAGAACTTGAACTGTTACAAAAAAGATGA